The proteins below come from a single Thunnus thynnus chromosome 10, fThuThy2.1, whole genome shotgun sequence genomic window:
- the LOC137191737 gene encoding protein MTSS 1-like isoform X8: protein MEAVIEKECSALGGLFQTVIGDMKSSYPIWEDFITKAGKLQSQLRATVVAVAAFLDAFQKVADLATNSRGGTRDIGSALTRMCMRHRSIEAKLKQFSMAFLEGLINPLQEQMEEWKRGVNTLDKDHAKEYKRARQEIKKKSSDTLKLQKKAKKGRGDIQPQLDSAMQDVSDKYILLEETEKQALRKALIEERQRFCWFVAMLRPVVDEEISMLGEVTHLQGISDDLKALTSDPHKLPPASEQVILDLKGSDYGWSYQTPPSSPSTTMSRKSSMCSLNSVNSSDSRGSSGSHSHSPSSSSSSSTSHHLFHHHHPRHRYRSSTLPQQAPARLSSISSHDSGFISSSQDQYTSSKSSSPMPAETKLSNGFDHYSPVSSPYLHSNGGSLGSGSSSGTAFHFFPPSSPSSTSTSCPTRSWSRPASALLPDLPHYSIMGSPMVPSSQVPSWKDWAKPGPYDQPMVNTLRRKKDKETPAIVDSNGSMSSESNPASISTSAPAPAALQIPSPVEEKNRTMAAPLKAGDMEVHEELALALSRGLELDTQRSSRDSIQCSSGYSTQTNTPCCSEDTIPSQVSDYDYFSMAGDQESEQQQSDFDKSSTIPRNSDIGQSYRRMFQTKRPASTAGLPSTQAPYPGQGVYPAGAYPSTPIHTGAYPSTPTGPYPPTPTGSSCSGQGYYSGSSSHNASGSYSTGHGPVIVTPGVATIRRTPSSKPSARRSGSVAGTGPIPIRTPVIPVKIPTVPDMSGAVNGSRSAEEMGGVGGDQSPDSPTLAGGEDAGALPVMSWSGQATTNPPTVPLPNQLTQQHLQSEMGEDEAGEGGDGNMLVAIRKGVKLKRTLTNDRSAPRIA from the exons gtGGGACCAGAGACATTGGATCAGCGTTGACCAGGATGTGTATGAGACATCGCAGCATAGAGGCTAAACTCAAACAGTTCTCCAT GGCCTTCCTGGAGGGTCTGATCAACCCTCTACAGGAACAGATGGAGGAGTGGAAAAGAGGAGTCAACACTTTGGACAAGGACCATGCTAAAG AGTACAAGAGAGCTCGGCAGGAAATCAAGAAAAAGTCCTCAGACACACTGAAACTTCagaagaaagcaaagaaag GTCGTGGTGATATCCAACCCCAGCTGGACAGCGCCATGCAGGATGTCAGTGATAAATACATTCTgctggaggagacagagaagcaGGCCCTGAGGAAGGCTCTTatagaggagagacagagattcTGCTGGTTCGTAGCCATGCTGCGGCCTGTAGTG GATGAGGAGATATCTATGTTGGGAGAGGTCACCCATCTCCAGGGCATCTCTGATGACCTCAAagccctgacctctgacccacACAAGCTTCCTCCTGCTAGTGAACAG GTGATCTTGGACCTGAAGGGCTCAGACTACGGTTGGTCATATCAAACGCCGCCCTCATCCCCCAGCACCACTATGTCCAGGAAGTCTAGCATGTGCAG TCTGAACAGCGTTAACAGTAGTGACTCCAGGGGATCCAGCGGCTCTCACTCTcattctccttcctcctcttcttcctcctctaccTCACACCACCTCTTCCACCACCATCACCCCCGCCACCGGTACCGTAGCTCCACGCTTCCCCAGCAGGCCCCGGCTCGCCTCTCTAGCATCTCCTCCCACGACTCGGGCTTCATTTCTTCATCACAAGACCAATACACATCGTCCAAATCATCCTCGCCTATGCCAGCTGAAACAAAG TTGTCAAATGGTTTCGACCACTACAGCCCAGTCAGTTCCCCCTACCTGCATAGCAACGGGGGGAGTTTGGGCTCAGGCTCCAGCTCCGGCACTGCCTTCCACTTCTTCCCTCCGTCCTCCCcatcctccacctccacctcctgccCCACTCGTTCATGGTCACGTCCCGCCTCAGCACTGCTGCCAGACTTACCTCACTACAGCATAATGGGCTCTCCCATGGTGCCTTCATCCCAAGTCCCCAGCTGGAAG GACTGGGCAAAGCCAGGGCCTTATGACCAGCCCATGGTCAACAcactgaggaggaagaaagacaaGGAGACTCCAGCTATAGTGGACAGTAACGGTAGTATGAGCAGTGAAAGCAACCCTGCCTCTATCTCAACCTCAGCACCAGCTCCAGCTGCGCTACAAATACCAAGCCCAGTGGAAGAGAAGAACAGGACCATGGCTGCACCTCTCAAG GCTGGTGATATGGAGGTCCACGAGGAACTGGCTCTGGCCTTATCCAGAGGTCTAGAGCTGGACACCCAGAGGTCCAGTAGAGACTCCATCCAGTGCTCCAGTGGCTACAGCACTCAGACCAACACACCCTGCTGCTCTGAAGACACTATACCTTCACAAG TATCAGACTATGACTATTTCTCAATGGCTGGGGACCAGGagtctgagcagcagcagtcggACTTTGACAAGTCGTCCACCATCCCCAGAAACAGTGACATCGGCCAGTCGTACCGACGCATGTTCCAGACCAAACGGCCAGCCTCCACAGCCGGCCTGCCGAGCACGCAGGCTCCCTACCCTGGACAGGGGGTCTACCCTGCTGGAGCCTACCCCTCCACCCCTATCCACACAGGAGCTTATCCCTCCACTCCTACTGGGCCTTATCCTCCTACCCCCACAG GCTCCTCCTGCTCAGGTCAGGGATATTATTCTGGCTCCAGTTCTCATAATGCCTCTGGCTCCTATTCTACAGGCCACGGTCCAGTTATCGTCACCCCTGGGGTCGCCACAATCCGCCGCACCCCCTCTTCAAAACCTTCTGCCCGCCGCTCAGGCTCAGTTGCTGGCACAGGCCCCATCCCTATCCGTACGCCTGTCATCCCAGTAAAAATCCCTACAGTGCCCGACATGTCAGGAGCAGTTAATGGAAGCAGGAGTGCTGAGGAGAtgggaggagtaggaggagacCAGAGCCCAGATTCTCCAACATTGGCAGGAGGGGAGGATGCTGGCGCGCTGCCTGTGATGTCTTGGAGCGGTCAGGCTACAACCAACCCTCCCACCGTCCCCCTGCCCAACCAGCTGACCCAGCAGCACCTTCAGAGTGAGATGGGAGAAGACGAGGCAGGAGAAGGCGGAGACGGCAACATGTTGGTGGCCATCCGCAAGGGGGTCAAGCTCAAGAGAACCCTCACTAACGACCGCTCTGCGCCACGCATCGCATGA
- the LOC137191737 gene encoding protein MTSS 1-like isoform X6 has product MEAVIEKECSALGGLFQTVIGDMKSSYPIWEDFITKAGKLQSQLRATVVAVAAFLDAFQKVADLATNSRGGTRDIGSALTRMCMRHRSIEAKLKQFSMAFLEGLINPLQEQMEEWKRGVNTLDKDHAKEYKRARQEIKKKSSDTLKLQKKAKKADTLGRGDIQPQLDSAMQDVSDKYILLEETEKQALRKALIEERQRFCWFVAMLRPVVDEEISMLGEVTHLQGISDDLKALTSDPHKLPPASEQVILDLKGSDYGWSYQTPPSSPSTTMSRKSSMCSSLNSVNSSDSRGSSGSHSHSPSSSSSSSTSHHLFHHHHPRHRYRSSTLPQQAPARLSSISSHDSGFISSSQDQYTSSKSSSPMPAETKLSNGFDHYSPVSSPYLHSNGGSLGSGSSSGTAFHFFPPSSPSSTSTSCPTRSWSRPASALLPDLPHYSIMGSPMVPSSQVPSWKDWAKPGPYDQPMVNTLRRKKDKETPAIVDSNGSMSSESNPASISTSAPAPAALQIPSPVEEKNRTMAAPLKAGDMEVHEELALALSRGLELDTQRSSRDSIQCSSGYSTQTNTPCCSEDTIPSQVSDYDYFSMAGDQESEQQQSDFDKSSTIPRNSDIGQSYRRMFQTKRPASTAGLPSTQAPYPGQGVYPAGAYPSTPIHTGAYPSTPTGPYPPTPTGSSCSGQGYYSGSSSHNASGSYSTGHGPVIVTPGVATIRRTPSSKPSARRSGSVAGTGPIPIRTPVIPVKIPTVPDMSGAVNGSRSAEEMGGVGGDQSPDSPTLAGGEDAGALPVMSWSGQATTNPPTVPLPNQLTQQHLQSEMGEDEAGEGGDGNMLVAIRKGVKLKRTLTNDRSAPRIA; this is encoded by the exons gtGGGACCAGAGACATTGGATCAGCGTTGACCAGGATGTGTATGAGACATCGCAGCATAGAGGCTAAACTCAAACAGTTCTCCAT GGCCTTCCTGGAGGGTCTGATCAACCCTCTACAGGAACAGATGGAGGAGTGGAAAAGAGGAGTCAACACTTTGGACAAGGACCATGCTAAAG AGTACAAGAGAGCTCGGCAGGAAATCAAGAAAAAGTCCTCAGACACACTGAAACTTCagaagaaagcaaagaaag CTGATACTCTAG GTCGTGGTGATATCCAACCCCAGCTGGACAGCGCCATGCAGGATGTCAGTGATAAATACATTCTgctggaggagacagagaagcaGGCCCTGAGGAAGGCTCTTatagaggagagacagagattcTGCTGGTTCGTAGCCATGCTGCGGCCTGTAGTG GATGAGGAGATATCTATGTTGGGAGAGGTCACCCATCTCCAGGGCATCTCTGATGACCTCAAagccctgacctctgacccacACAAGCTTCCTCCTGCTAGTGAACAG GTGATCTTGGACCTGAAGGGCTCAGACTACGGTTGGTCATATCAAACGCCGCCCTCATCCCCCAGCACCACTATGTCCAGGAAGTCTAGCATGTGCAG TAGTCTGAACAGCGTTAACAGTAGTGACTCCAGGGGATCCAGCGGCTCTCACTCTcattctccttcctcctcttcttcctcctctaccTCACACCACCTCTTCCACCACCATCACCCCCGCCACCGGTACCGTAGCTCCACGCTTCCCCAGCAGGCCCCGGCTCGCCTCTCTAGCATCTCCTCCCACGACTCGGGCTTCATTTCTTCATCACAAGACCAATACACATCGTCCAAATCATCCTCGCCTATGCCAGCTGAAACAAAG TTGTCAAATGGTTTCGACCACTACAGCCCAGTCAGTTCCCCCTACCTGCATAGCAACGGGGGGAGTTTGGGCTCAGGCTCCAGCTCCGGCACTGCCTTCCACTTCTTCCCTCCGTCCTCCCcatcctccacctccacctcctgccCCACTCGTTCATGGTCACGTCCCGCCTCAGCACTGCTGCCAGACTTACCTCACTACAGCATAATGGGCTCTCCCATGGTGCCTTCATCCCAAGTCCCCAGCTGGAAG GACTGGGCAAAGCCAGGGCCTTATGACCAGCCCATGGTCAACAcactgaggaggaagaaagacaaGGAGACTCCAGCTATAGTGGACAGTAACGGTAGTATGAGCAGTGAAAGCAACCCTGCCTCTATCTCAACCTCAGCACCAGCTCCAGCTGCGCTACAAATACCAAGCCCAGTGGAAGAGAAGAACAGGACCATGGCTGCACCTCTCAAG GCTGGTGATATGGAGGTCCACGAGGAACTGGCTCTGGCCTTATCCAGAGGTCTAGAGCTGGACACCCAGAGGTCCAGTAGAGACTCCATCCAGTGCTCCAGTGGCTACAGCACTCAGACCAACACACCCTGCTGCTCTGAAGACACTATACCTTCACAAG TATCAGACTATGACTATTTCTCAATGGCTGGGGACCAGGagtctgagcagcagcagtcggACTTTGACAAGTCGTCCACCATCCCCAGAAACAGTGACATCGGCCAGTCGTACCGACGCATGTTCCAGACCAAACGGCCAGCCTCCACAGCCGGCCTGCCGAGCACGCAGGCTCCCTACCCTGGACAGGGGGTCTACCCTGCTGGAGCCTACCCCTCCACCCCTATCCACACAGGAGCTTATCCCTCCACTCCTACTGGGCCTTATCCTCCTACCCCCACAG GCTCCTCCTGCTCAGGTCAGGGATATTATTCTGGCTCCAGTTCTCATAATGCCTCTGGCTCCTATTCTACAGGCCACGGTCCAGTTATCGTCACCCCTGGGGTCGCCACAATCCGCCGCACCCCCTCTTCAAAACCTTCTGCCCGCCGCTCAGGCTCAGTTGCTGGCACAGGCCCCATCCCTATCCGTACGCCTGTCATCCCAGTAAAAATCCCTACAGTGCCCGACATGTCAGGAGCAGTTAATGGAAGCAGGAGTGCTGAGGAGAtgggaggagtaggaggagacCAGAGCCCAGATTCTCCAACATTGGCAGGAGGGGAGGATGCTGGCGCGCTGCCTGTGATGTCTTGGAGCGGTCAGGCTACAACCAACCCTCCCACCGTCCCCCTGCCCAACCAGCTGACCCAGCAGCACCTTCAGAGTGAGATGGGAGAAGACGAGGCAGGAGAAGGCGGAGACGGCAACATGTTGGTGGCCATCCGCAAGGGGGTCAAGCTCAAGAGAACCCTCACTAACGACCGCTCTGCGCCACGCATCGCATGA
- the LOC137191737 gene encoding protein MTSS 1-like isoform X1: MEAVIEKECSALGGLFQTVIGDMKSSYPIWEDFITKAGKLQSQLRATVVAVAAFLDAFQKVADLATNSRGGTRDIGSALTRMCMRHRSIEAKLKQFSMAFLEGLINPLQEQMEEWKRGVNTLDKDHAKEYKRARQEIKKKSSDTLKLQKKAKKADTLGRGDIQPQLDSAMQDVSDKYILLEETEKQALRKALIEERQRFCWFVAMLRPVVDEEISMLGEVTHLQGISDDLKALTSDPHKLPPASEQVILDLKGSDYGWSYQTPPSSPSTTMSRKSSMCSSLNSVNSSDSRGSSGSHSHSPSSSSSSSTSHHLFHHHHPRHRYRSSTLPQQAPARLSSISSHDSGFISSSQDQYTSSKSSSPMPAETKPCPISSSSEVSETGQFHSDCSSDPSSLAAAAAAPQHTTDKLSNGFDHYSPVSSPYLHSNGGSLGSGSSSGTAFHFFPPSSPSSTSTSCPTRSWSRPASALLPDLPHYSIMGSPMVPSSQVPSWKDWAKPGPYDQPMVNTLRRKKDKETPAIVDSNGSMSSESNPASISTSAPAPAALQIPSPVEEKNRTMAAPLKAGDMEVHEELALALSRGLELDTQRSSRDSIQCSSGYSTQTNTPCCSEDTIPSQVSDYDYFSMAGDQESEQQQSDFDKSSTIPRNSDIGQSYRRMFQTKRPASTAGLPSTQAPYPGQGVYPAGAYPSTPIHTGAYPSTPTGPYPPTPTGSSCSGQGYYSGSSSHNASGSYSTGHGPVIVTPGVATIRRTPSSKPSARRSGSVAGTGPIPIRTPVIPVKIPTVPDMSGAVNGSRSAEEMGGVGGDQSPDSPTLAGGEDAGALPVMSWSGQATTNPPTVPLPNQLTQQHLQSEMGEDEAGEGGDGNMLVAIRKGVKLKRTLTNDRSAPRIA, translated from the exons gtGGGACCAGAGACATTGGATCAGCGTTGACCAGGATGTGTATGAGACATCGCAGCATAGAGGCTAAACTCAAACAGTTCTCCAT GGCCTTCCTGGAGGGTCTGATCAACCCTCTACAGGAACAGATGGAGGAGTGGAAAAGAGGAGTCAACACTTTGGACAAGGACCATGCTAAAG AGTACAAGAGAGCTCGGCAGGAAATCAAGAAAAAGTCCTCAGACACACTGAAACTTCagaagaaagcaaagaaag CTGATACTCTAG GTCGTGGTGATATCCAACCCCAGCTGGACAGCGCCATGCAGGATGTCAGTGATAAATACATTCTgctggaggagacagagaagcaGGCCCTGAGGAAGGCTCTTatagaggagagacagagattcTGCTGGTTCGTAGCCATGCTGCGGCCTGTAGTG GATGAGGAGATATCTATGTTGGGAGAGGTCACCCATCTCCAGGGCATCTCTGATGACCTCAAagccctgacctctgacccacACAAGCTTCCTCCTGCTAGTGAACAG GTGATCTTGGACCTGAAGGGCTCAGACTACGGTTGGTCATATCAAACGCCGCCCTCATCCCCCAGCACCACTATGTCCAGGAAGTCTAGCATGTGCAG TAGTCTGAACAGCGTTAACAGTAGTGACTCCAGGGGATCCAGCGGCTCTCACTCTcattctccttcctcctcttcttcctcctctaccTCACACCACCTCTTCCACCACCATCACCCCCGCCACCGGTACCGTAGCTCCACGCTTCCCCAGCAGGCCCCGGCTCGCCTCTCTAGCATCTCCTCCCACGACTCGGGCTTCATTTCTTCATCACAAGACCAATACACATCGTCCAAATCATCCTCGCCTATGCCAGCTGAAACAAAG CCTTGTCCCATTTCCAGCTCCTCTGAGGTGTCAGAGACTGGGCAGTTTCACAGTGACTGCAGCAGTGACCCTTCCTCtctagctgctgctgctgctgcacctcaGCACACTACTGACAAG TTGTCAAATGGTTTCGACCACTACAGCCCAGTCAGTTCCCCCTACCTGCATAGCAACGGGGGGAGTTTGGGCTCAGGCTCCAGCTCCGGCACTGCCTTCCACTTCTTCCCTCCGTCCTCCCcatcctccacctccacctcctgccCCACTCGTTCATGGTCACGTCCCGCCTCAGCACTGCTGCCAGACTTACCTCACTACAGCATAATGGGCTCTCCCATGGTGCCTTCATCCCAAGTCCCCAGCTGGAAG GACTGGGCAAAGCCAGGGCCTTATGACCAGCCCATGGTCAACAcactgaggaggaagaaagacaaGGAGACTCCAGCTATAGTGGACAGTAACGGTAGTATGAGCAGTGAAAGCAACCCTGCCTCTATCTCAACCTCAGCACCAGCTCCAGCTGCGCTACAAATACCAAGCCCAGTGGAAGAGAAGAACAGGACCATGGCTGCACCTCTCAAG GCTGGTGATATGGAGGTCCACGAGGAACTGGCTCTGGCCTTATCCAGAGGTCTAGAGCTGGACACCCAGAGGTCCAGTAGAGACTCCATCCAGTGCTCCAGTGGCTACAGCACTCAGACCAACACACCCTGCTGCTCTGAAGACACTATACCTTCACAAG TATCAGACTATGACTATTTCTCAATGGCTGGGGACCAGGagtctgagcagcagcagtcggACTTTGACAAGTCGTCCACCATCCCCAGAAACAGTGACATCGGCCAGTCGTACCGACGCATGTTCCAGACCAAACGGCCAGCCTCCACAGCCGGCCTGCCGAGCACGCAGGCTCCCTACCCTGGACAGGGGGTCTACCCTGCTGGAGCCTACCCCTCCACCCCTATCCACACAGGAGCTTATCCCTCCACTCCTACTGGGCCTTATCCTCCTACCCCCACAG GCTCCTCCTGCTCAGGTCAGGGATATTATTCTGGCTCCAGTTCTCATAATGCCTCTGGCTCCTATTCTACAGGCCACGGTCCAGTTATCGTCACCCCTGGGGTCGCCACAATCCGCCGCACCCCCTCTTCAAAACCTTCTGCCCGCCGCTCAGGCTCAGTTGCTGGCACAGGCCCCATCCCTATCCGTACGCCTGTCATCCCAGTAAAAATCCCTACAGTGCCCGACATGTCAGGAGCAGTTAATGGAAGCAGGAGTGCTGAGGAGAtgggaggagtaggaggagacCAGAGCCCAGATTCTCCAACATTGGCAGGAGGGGAGGATGCTGGCGCGCTGCCTGTGATGTCTTGGAGCGGTCAGGCTACAACCAACCCTCCCACCGTCCCCCTGCCCAACCAGCTGACCCAGCAGCACCTTCAGAGTGAGATGGGAGAAGACGAGGCAGGAGAAGGCGGAGACGGCAACATGTTGGTGGCCATCCGCAAGGGGGTCAAGCTCAAGAGAACCCTCACTAACGACCGCTCTGCGCCACGCATCGCATGA
- the LOC137191737 gene encoding protein MTSS 1-like isoform X3, with product MEAVIEKECSALGGLFQTVIGDMKSSYPIWEDFITKAGKLQSQLRATVVAVAAFLDAFQKVADLATNSRGGTRDIGSALTRMCMRHRSIEAKLKQFSMAFLEGLINPLQEQMEEWKRGVNTLDKDHAKEYKRARQEIKKKSSDTLKLQKKAKKGRGDIQPQLDSAMQDVSDKYILLEETEKQALRKALIEERQRFCWFVAMLRPVVDEEISMLGEVTHLQGISDDLKALTSDPHKLPPASEQVILDLKGSDYGWSYQTPPSSPSTTMSRKSSMCSSLNSVNSSDSRGSSGSHSHSPSSSSSSSTSHHLFHHHHPRHRYRSSTLPQQAPARLSSISSHDSGFISSSQDQYTSSKSSSPMPAETKPCPISSSSEVSETGQFHSDCSSDPSSLAAAAAAPQHTTDKLSNGFDHYSPVSSPYLHSNGGSLGSGSSSGTAFHFFPPSSPSSTSTSCPTRSWSRPASALLPDLPHYSIMGSPMVPSSQVPSWKDWAKPGPYDQPMVNTLRRKKDKETPAIVDSNGSMSSESNPASISTSAPAPAALQIPSPVEEKNRTMAAPLKAGDMEVHEELALALSRGLELDTQRSSRDSIQCSSGYSTQTNTPCCSEDTIPSQVSDYDYFSMAGDQESEQQQSDFDKSSTIPRNSDIGQSYRRMFQTKRPASTAGLPSTQAPYPGQGVYPAGAYPSTPIHTGAYPSTPTGPYPPTPTGSSCSGQGYYSGSSSHNASGSYSTGHGPVIVTPGVATIRRTPSSKPSARRSGSVAGTGPIPIRTPVIPVKIPTVPDMSGAVNGSRSAEEMGGVGGDQSPDSPTLAGGEDAGALPVMSWSGQATTNPPTVPLPNQLTQQHLQSEMGEDEAGEGGDGNMLVAIRKGVKLKRTLTNDRSAPRIA from the exons gtGGGACCAGAGACATTGGATCAGCGTTGACCAGGATGTGTATGAGACATCGCAGCATAGAGGCTAAACTCAAACAGTTCTCCAT GGCCTTCCTGGAGGGTCTGATCAACCCTCTACAGGAACAGATGGAGGAGTGGAAAAGAGGAGTCAACACTTTGGACAAGGACCATGCTAAAG AGTACAAGAGAGCTCGGCAGGAAATCAAGAAAAAGTCCTCAGACACACTGAAACTTCagaagaaagcaaagaaag GTCGTGGTGATATCCAACCCCAGCTGGACAGCGCCATGCAGGATGTCAGTGATAAATACATTCTgctggaggagacagagaagcaGGCCCTGAGGAAGGCTCTTatagaggagagacagagattcTGCTGGTTCGTAGCCATGCTGCGGCCTGTAGTG GATGAGGAGATATCTATGTTGGGAGAGGTCACCCATCTCCAGGGCATCTCTGATGACCTCAAagccctgacctctgacccacACAAGCTTCCTCCTGCTAGTGAACAG GTGATCTTGGACCTGAAGGGCTCAGACTACGGTTGGTCATATCAAACGCCGCCCTCATCCCCCAGCACCACTATGTCCAGGAAGTCTAGCATGTGCAG TAGTCTGAACAGCGTTAACAGTAGTGACTCCAGGGGATCCAGCGGCTCTCACTCTcattctccttcctcctcttcttcctcctctaccTCACACCACCTCTTCCACCACCATCACCCCCGCCACCGGTACCGTAGCTCCACGCTTCCCCAGCAGGCCCCGGCTCGCCTCTCTAGCATCTCCTCCCACGACTCGGGCTTCATTTCTTCATCACAAGACCAATACACATCGTCCAAATCATCCTCGCCTATGCCAGCTGAAACAAAG CCTTGTCCCATTTCCAGCTCCTCTGAGGTGTCAGAGACTGGGCAGTTTCACAGTGACTGCAGCAGTGACCCTTCCTCtctagctgctgctgctgctgcacctcaGCACACTACTGACAAG TTGTCAAATGGTTTCGACCACTACAGCCCAGTCAGTTCCCCCTACCTGCATAGCAACGGGGGGAGTTTGGGCTCAGGCTCCAGCTCCGGCACTGCCTTCCACTTCTTCCCTCCGTCCTCCCcatcctccacctccacctcctgccCCACTCGTTCATGGTCACGTCCCGCCTCAGCACTGCTGCCAGACTTACCTCACTACAGCATAATGGGCTCTCCCATGGTGCCTTCATCCCAAGTCCCCAGCTGGAAG GACTGGGCAAAGCCAGGGCCTTATGACCAGCCCATGGTCAACAcactgaggaggaagaaagacaaGGAGACTCCAGCTATAGTGGACAGTAACGGTAGTATGAGCAGTGAAAGCAACCCTGCCTCTATCTCAACCTCAGCACCAGCTCCAGCTGCGCTACAAATACCAAGCCCAGTGGAAGAGAAGAACAGGACCATGGCTGCACCTCTCAAG GCTGGTGATATGGAGGTCCACGAGGAACTGGCTCTGGCCTTATCCAGAGGTCTAGAGCTGGACACCCAGAGGTCCAGTAGAGACTCCATCCAGTGCTCCAGTGGCTACAGCACTCAGACCAACACACCCTGCTGCTCTGAAGACACTATACCTTCACAAG TATCAGACTATGACTATTTCTCAATGGCTGGGGACCAGGagtctgagcagcagcagtcggACTTTGACAAGTCGTCCACCATCCCCAGAAACAGTGACATCGGCCAGTCGTACCGACGCATGTTCCAGACCAAACGGCCAGCCTCCACAGCCGGCCTGCCGAGCACGCAGGCTCCCTACCCTGGACAGGGGGTCTACCCTGCTGGAGCCTACCCCTCCACCCCTATCCACACAGGAGCTTATCCCTCCACTCCTACTGGGCCTTATCCTCCTACCCCCACAG GCTCCTCCTGCTCAGGTCAGGGATATTATTCTGGCTCCAGTTCTCATAATGCCTCTGGCTCCTATTCTACAGGCCACGGTCCAGTTATCGTCACCCCTGGGGTCGCCACAATCCGCCGCACCCCCTCTTCAAAACCTTCTGCCCGCCGCTCAGGCTCAGTTGCTGGCACAGGCCCCATCCCTATCCGTACGCCTGTCATCCCAGTAAAAATCCCTACAGTGCCCGACATGTCAGGAGCAGTTAATGGAAGCAGGAGTGCTGAGGAGAtgggaggagtaggaggagacCAGAGCCCAGATTCTCCAACATTGGCAGGAGGGGAGGATGCTGGCGCGCTGCCTGTGATGTCTTGGAGCGGTCAGGCTACAACCAACCCTCCCACCGTCCCCCTGCCCAACCAGCTGACCCAGCAGCACCTTCAGAGTGAGATGGGAGAAGACGAGGCAGGAGAAGGCGGAGACGGCAACATGTTGGTGGCCATCCGCAAGGGGGTCAAGCTCAAGAGAACCCTCACTAACGACCGCTCTGCGCCACGCATCGCATGA